From Bacteroidales bacterium, one genomic window encodes:
- the dusB gene encoding tRNA dihydrouridine synthase DusB, with protein MLSIGNIKIERYPLLLAPMEDVTDPTFRIMCREFGADLVYTEFISSDGLIRGGKKSVDKLDILNEERPAGIQLYGHIPEAMAEAAAIAEKAFPELIDINFGCPVKKIAGRGAGAGMLNNIPAMVAVTESVIKATRLPVTVKTRLGWDESQKNILEITLILQDLGIQAITIHGRTRSQMYKGKADWTLIGEVKHHPLVHIPVIGNGDVDSPEKAKEMFDRYGVDGVMIGRAAIGRPWIFREIKHFLLTGEKLPEPSVQEKVEWARRHFLRSVEYKGIPRGIFEMRRHFSNYFKGLPGFKELRLKLVTSVQVDEILGLLELIARKYEGYDYSTVQSA; from the coding sequence TTGCTTAGCATTGGCAACATAAAGATTGAGCGTTATCCTCTGCTTCTTGCGCCCATGGAGGATGTGACTGATCCAACCTTCCGGATAATGTGCCGGGAATTTGGAGCCGATCTGGTTTATACTGAGTTTATTTCATCGGATGGTTTGATACGCGGTGGAAAAAAGAGTGTTGACAAGCTGGATATACTGAATGAAGAGCGACCGGCTGGAATTCAGCTATACGGGCATATTCCCGAAGCCATGGCAGAAGCGGCGGCAATTGCTGAGAAGGCATTTCCTGAGCTTATTGACATCAACTTCGGATGTCCGGTAAAGAAAATTGCCGGGAGAGGAGCGGGAGCCGGTATGTTGAACAATATACCGGCGATGGTAGCAGTTACCGAATCGGTAATAAAAGCCACACGGCTTCCGGTAACGGTAAAAACCAGGCTGGGTTGGGATGAATCACAAAAAAATATCCTCGAAATCACCTTAATTCTTCAGGATCTTGGTATACAGGCAATAACGATCCATGGGCGTACCCGTTCACAAATGTATAAAGGGAAAGCGGATTGGACACTTATCGGGGAGGTGAAGCATCATCCTTTGGTGCATATTCCCGTTATCGGAAACGGGGATGTTGATTCTCCCGAAAAAGCAAAGGAAATGTTTGACAGGTATGGCGTTGACGGAGTAATGATCGGGCGGGCGGCTATCGGAAGGCCCTGGATATTCAGAGAGATCAAACATTTTCTGCTGACGGGAGAAAAGTTGCCTGAGCCTTCGGTACAGGAAAAAGTTGAATGGGCCCGGAGGCATTTTCTTCGTTCAGTTGAATACAAAGGAATTCCAAGGGGAATTTTTGAAATGCGGCGCCATTTTTCGAATTATTTCAAAGGTCTGCCTGGATTTAAGGAACTGCGGCTGAAGCTGGTTACCAGTGTTCAGGTTGACGAGATTCTTGGACTGCTTGAGCTGATAGCCCGCAAATATGAAGGGTATGATTACTCTACTGTTCAATCGGCCTGA
- a CDS encoding DUF4010 domain-containing protein has translation MQLLQSIPSEFLDFLLVTVFSLIVGLSQKNLHQKKDIQLLFGTDRTFTFIGILGYILFSLNPYDMYPFLTGAVILSVFFAIYYIAKIRDTQHYGMTTILIALIVYTSPALLLTKHLWMYLLVMVTVIMFSEMKEKLTTFSQSINREEFVTLAKFLIIAGIILPIVPDKPIVDFLTLTPYKIWLAVVVISSISYVSYLTRKFIFPKAGIILSGILGGLYSSTATTLVLARKSKESAENKRFQYVSAIIFATSMMYLRILLLILIFNKQLFRLLYPYFILLFIISLAIAVFLYFKSQRNHIDTIDISEEDHNPLEFKVALLFTVLFVAFSFITWFSLTRFGKTGLSALSFVVGITDIDPFLINLFQGKYNVSLSLIGVATMQAIISNNLVKMIYAVLFGKRNIRTLVVLCFLAIIAVNLLVVFLL, from the coding sequence ATGCAGTTACTTCAATCCATTCCATCAGAATTCCTTGACTTTTTGCTGGTAACAGTTTTTTCACTTATTGTGGGACTTTCGCAGAAGAACCTTCATCAGAAAAAAGACATTCAACTTTTATTCGGGACCGACCGAACCTTCACCTTCATAGGCATTCTTGGCTATATTCTGTTTTCACTGAATCCCTATGACATGTACCCCTTTCTCACAGGGGCTGTAATCCTGAGTGTGTTTTTTGCGATTTATTATATAGCAAAAATCCGCGATACACAGCATTACGGAATGACAACCATCCTGATAGCCCTCATTGTTTATACCAGTCCGGCACTGCTTCTTACAAAACACCTCTGGATGTACCTACTGGTAATGGTTACGGTGATCATGTTTTCTGAAATGAAGGAAAAGCTGACAACCTTCTCACAAAGCATCAACAGGGAAGAATTTGTTACGCTTGCAAAGTTTCTCATTATTGCAGGCATCATCCTACCAATTGTTCCCGATAAGCCCATCGTTGATTTTCTGACCCTTACACCTTATAAGATCTGGCTTGCTGTGGTTGTAATATCTTCTATATCCTATGTCAGTTACCTTACCAGGAAATTTATTTTCCCCAAAGCCGGTATCATTTTGTCAGGAATTCTCGGAGGCCTCTATTCCAGCACGGCTACAACACTTGTGCTGGCGCGAAAAAGTAAAGAATCTGCTGAAAACAAAAGGTTTCAATACGTATCAGCAATCATTTTTGCCACTTCTATGATGTATCTGAGAATTTTGCTCCTGATTCTGATCTTTAACAAACAACTTTTCCGTTTGCTGTATCCCTATTTTATTCTCCTTTTTATTATTTCTCTTGCCATTGCCGTATTCCTTTACTTCAAAAGCCAGAGAAACCATATTGACACCATTGATATTTCTGAAGAAGACCATAATCCGCTTGAATTCAAGGTTGCCCTTCTTTTTACGGTTCTTTTTGTAGCCTTCAGCTTCATAACCTGGTTTTCACTGACCCGGTTCGGCAAGACAGGGTTGAGTGCCCTCTCTTTTGTTGTCGGAATCACCGATATCGATCCCTTTTTGATCAACCTTTTTCAAGGAAAATACAACGTTAGCCTTTCTCTCATTGGAGTTGCCACAATGCAGGCCATTATCAGCAATAACCTCGTTAAAATGATCTATGCTGTTCTCTTCGGAAAAAGAAACATCCGGACCCTCGTGGTTTTGTGTTTTCTGGCAATCATTGCAGTAAATCTGCTGGTTGTTTTTCTCCTGTAA
- a CDS encoding MFS transporter, protein MYKKILVLLFAGVLMGALDIAIIGPALPAIKSFFSLSDRQLPWLFNIYVLMNLVGTPLMGKFSDLYGRRNIYVINLLLFAAGSLLVIVSDSYPLLLAGRGIQGFGAGGIFPVASAVIGDMIPKEKQGTALGWIGAVFGLAFIIGPILGGILLQFGWRWIFLINIPFALIIIYYALKILPSGGKHVWQKPDWKGMLLLIASLSLFAYGMNQIDTNRFWNSLLEPHIMGSLIAAVLILPLFYFQQKASSSPTFNLNLLTSKQLLITYWIAFTAGLGEISTVYLPSLAVNAFHITESNASFMLLPLVITLFIFSPLAGRLIDKTEVRIVLLAGIILLSSGLISLYLIPLSKTSFYIASSVIGAGLSFLLGAPLRYIINNETSGESRASGQSILTLFTSTGQILGAAFAGGIIYSLGGKVHSYQTVFAILAVICLPLLPVVMNLKKYKTKDVPGH, encoded by the coding sequence ATGTATAAAAAGATTCTTGTTCTTTTATTTGCAGGGGTTTTAATGGGAGCGCTTGATATAGCCATTATCGGCCCGGCTCTTCCTGCCATAAAGTCGTTCTTCTCTCTTTCCGACAGGCAATTGCCCTGGCTTTTTAACATATATGTTCTCATGAACCTTGTTGGGACTCCTTTGATGGGGAAGTTCTCCGATCTTTATGGAAGAAGAAACATCTATGTAATTAATCTGCTTCTATTTGCTGCAGGCTCTCTGCTGGTCATTGTTTCTGACAGTTACCCCCTGCTTCTTGCTGGCAGGGGAATACAGGGTTTTGGTGCCGGCGGAATTTTTCCCGTGGCTTCCGCAGTAATAGGAGACATGATACCAAAAGAAAAACAGGGAACAGCACTGGGATGGATTGGAGCAGTTTTTGGGCTTGCATTTATTATTGGCCCTATTCTCGGCGGAATTCTTCTGCAATTCGGATGGAGATGGATATTCCTTATCAATATACCTTTTGCCCTTATCATCATTTACTATGCATTGAAAATTTTGCCTTCTGGTGGAAAACACGTTTGGCAAAAACCCGACTGGAAAGGTATGCTCCTTCTGATCGCTTCTCTTTCCCTTTTCGCTTATGGAATGAACCAAATCGATACCAACAGATTTTGGAACAGCCTGCTGGAACCACACATTATGGGCTCTTTAATTGCCGCTGTGTTGATTCTGCCACTGTTTTACTTCCAGCAAAAGGCGTCTTCTTCTCCGACTTTTAATCTGAATCTCCTCACATCAAAGCAACTTTTAATTACCTATTGGATTGCTTTCACTGCAGGACTTGGGGAAATTTCCACCGTGTATTTACCCTCCCTGGCAGTTAATGCTTTTCATATAACGGAATCAAATGCCAGCTTTATGCTTCTTCCCCTTGTAATTACTTTATTCATTTTCTCACCTTTAGCTGGCAGACTAATTGACAAGACAGAAGTCAGGATTGTACTGCTGGCCGGAATAATTCTTCTTTCATCGGGGCTTATTTCGCTCTATTTGATCCCACTGAGCAAAACATCGTTCTATATTGCCTCTTCGGTGATAGGAGCCGGACTCTCATTTCTGCTGGGAGCTCCTTTAAGGTACATCATCAACAACGAAACATCCGGAGAAAGCAGAGCTTCAGGACAAAGTATCCTCACTCTTTTCACAAGCACAGGACAGATTTTGGGCGCAGCCTTTGCCGGTGGAATAATCTACAGCCTGGGAGGGAAAGTACATTCTTACCAGACTGTTTTCGCAATTTTGGCGGTAATTTGCTTACCTTTGCTTCCGGTTGTGATGAATTTAAAAAAATACAAGACAAAGGATGTACCAGGACACTGA
- a CDS encoding CPBP family intramembrane metalloprotease, whose protein sequence is MWHYLFREAPLRIRLLLLAAILLLFWVLSSVAGTMVLLSAGYDLSILQEISPGEANKYVDILQILQIIQSVCLFILPPLVYAYLVSGNISDSLFLRGKLHLAGILLATAALFFSVPLINYAGKLNSQIHLPGFMQGINAWMQEKENFANEVSSAFMNRPASKIPVNLLMIAIIPALGEELLFRAVVQQLVIKLVRNTHGGIWLTSFLFGALHLQFFTLLPRIILGSLFGYLLEYSRSLWYPIMVHFLNNTMAILFAYFGNLSSQMQHLEKLGAEKTELPAVVLSILLTLTTLWIFRKSTSRSQHYPAET, encoded by the coding sequence ATGTGGCATTACCTTTTCCGCGAGGCTCCTCTCAGAATCCGCTTGTTACTGCTGGCCGCCATTCTTCTTCTTTTCTGGGTATTATCATCGGTTGCAGGGACGATGGTATTGCTATCTGCCGGGTATGATCTGTCCATCCTTCAGGAAATTTCGCCCGGGGAAGCAAATAAATATGTTGATATACTTCAGATTTTACAAATCATTCAATCGGTATGCCTGTTCATTCTCCCACCTTTGGTTTATGCATACCTCGTATCCGGCAACATTTCTGATTCCCTGTTCCTAAGGGGAAAACTCCACCTGGCTGGGATATTGCTCGCAACAGCCGCTCTCTTCTTTTCCGTTCCCCTGATCAATTATGCCGGAAAACTGAACAGCCAGATTCACCTTCCCGGTTTTATGCAAGGAATTAACGCCTGGATGCAGGAAAAAGAAAACTTTGCCAACGAGGTTTCGTCAGCTTTTATGAATCGCCCGGCCTCCAAAATTCCGGTCAATCTTCTGATGATTGCTATAATTCCGGCATTGGGAGAAGAACTTCTCTTTCGCGCTGTTGTTCAACAACTGGTGATAAAACTGGTGCGGAACACCCATGGGGGCATCTGGCTCACCTCTTTTCTCTTCGGAGCCCTGCACCTTCAGTTCTTTACTTTGCTTCCCCGTATAATCCTGGGCTCTCTGTTTGGATACCTGCTCGAATACAGCCGTTCCCTCTGGTATCCGATCATGGTTCATTTCCTGAACAATACCATGGCCATTCTGTTTGCCTACTTTGGAAATCTTTCCTCTCAGATGCAACATCTTGAGAAACTGGGAGCTGAAAAAACTGAACTTCCGGCCGTGGTGCTGAGTATCTTGTTAACGCTCACTACCCTCTGGATCTTCCGTAAAAGTACTTCCCGTTCCCAACACTATCCTGCTGAAACCTGA
- a CDS encoding aminopeptidase P family protein, whose product MFPSEVYQKRRQKLKELLPQGVILFPGNREVPYNYPANTYRFRQDSSFSYFFGLHEPDLAGIIDPENDREILFGNDVSLEDIIWMGPQPLLKEKAASVGIKETFPLSALQDFTKKALQAKRKIHYLPPYRSEVLLFLHDILGLNPGEVVSGASTDLVRAVVNLRSVKDAYEIAEIEKMVNVAGEMHTTVMRLAKPGRKEAEIAGIIEGIALASGGASAYPVILSKHGEILHNHSHANVLKAGDLLVTDAGAESERLYASDITRTVPVGGKFSARQKEIYEIVLAAEINTIERIKPGKPHLEVHLAAARDIALGLKAIGLMKGDIEEAVSAGAHALFFPHGLGHMLGMDVHDMEGLGEEFVGYDEEVKRVQQFGTAYLRLGKKLKPGFVLTDEPGIYFIPALIDNWYSERKFEQFINYPRVLEYKDFGGIRIEDNLLVTETGCRVLGNPIPKTAEEVEEVCRS is encoded by the coding sequence ATGTTTCCATCAGAAGTTTACCAAAAACGCCGTCAGAAGCTCAAAGAGCTTCTTCCGCAAGGAGTCATTCTTTTTCCTGGCAACAGGGAAGTTCCGTATAATTATCCCGCCAATACTTACCGTTTCAGGCAGGATAGTTCCTTTTCCTACTTTTTCGGACTGCATGAACCCGACCTGGCAGGAATTATCGATCCTGAAAATGACAGGGAAATCCTGTTCGGCAATGATGTGAGCCTGGAAGATATCATCTGGATGGGACCGCAACCCTTGCTGAAAGAAAAAGCAGCATCAGTTGGTATAAAGGAAACATTTCCCCTTTCCGCATTGCAGGATTTTACAAAAAAGGCCCTGCAGGCAAAAAGAAAAATCCATTATTTACCTCCATACCGCTCGGAGGTTCTGTTGTTCCTGCATGATATTCTGGGCTTAAACCCCGGGGAAGTTGTTTCCGGAGCTTCAACTGACCTTGTCAGAGCCGTTGTCAACCTGAGGTCAGTTAAAGATGCTTACGAAATTGCCGAAATTGAAAAAATGGTCAATGTGGCCGGTGAAATGCATACAACGGTTATGCGCCTGGCCAAGCCCGGGCGAAAAGAAGCCGAAATAGCCGGAATTATTGAAGGCATTGCCCTGGCTTCCGGCGGTGCATCAGCTTATCCTGTCATTCTGAGCAAACATGGTGAAATTCTTCATAACCATTCGCATGCAAATGTTTTAAAAGCCGGCGACCTGCTTGTTACAGATGCCGGTGCCGAAAGTGAGCGGCTATACGCAAGCGATATAACCCGTACTGTTCCTGTAGGAGGAAAGTTTTCCGCACGCCAGAAGGAGATCTACGAAATTGTTCTTGCAGCAGAGATCAATACTATCGAACGAATTAAACCCGGAAAACCTCACCTGGAGGTTCATCTCGCTGCAGCACGCGATATAGCGCTCGGTCTGAAAGCAATCGGACTGATGAAAGGGGATATTGAGGAGGCTGTCAGTGCCGGCGCTCATGCACTCTTCTTCCCGCATGGCCTTGGACACATGCTGGGAATGGATGTTCATGATATGGAAGGCCTCGGCGAAGAATTTGTCGGATATGATGAAGAAGTGAAACGGGTACAGCAGTTTGGCACTGCTTACCTGCGCCTTGGCAAGAAACTTAAGCCAGGCTTTGTGCTTACTGATGAGCCCGGAATTTATTTTATTCCCGCACTTATCGACAACTGGTATAGTGAGCGGAAATTTGAGCAATTCATCAATTATCCCCGTGTTCTCGAATATAAAGACTTTGGCGGAATCCGGATCGAAGACAATCTCCTTGTTACTGAAACCGGCTGCAGGGTTCTGGGGAACCCCATACCAAAAACAGCAGAAGAAGTGGAAGAAGTCTGCAGGAGTTGA
- the nadB gene encoding L-aspartate oxidase: MYQDTDFLVIGTGLAGLSFALRVAQYGKVTLITKSTLDETNTRYAQGGIAAVTYAPDSFEKHIRDTIDCGDGLCDEEVVRMVVTEAPDCIRELVSWGAQFDTNEKGEFDLAREGGHTEYRILHHKDKTGEEIQRALSSRAKMHPNITILEHHFAIDLITQHHLGKLVKRYHTDIECYGAYVLNLKTNEILTLRAKVTVLATGGAGNVYHVTTNPPVATGDGIAMVYRAKGIIENMEFVQFHPTSLYNPNERPAFLITEALRGFGAILRTQDGNEFMHRYDQRGSLAPRDIVARAIDNEMKIRGDDFVYLDCTHLDPQSLIAHFPTITEKCKSIGIDITRDYIPVVPAAHYFCGGVKVNKDGESWIKRLYAVGETASTGLHGANRLASNSLLEAIVFARHAAAHALENIANYRIPEGIPHWNDEGTTLTEEMVLITQNLKEVQQIMSFYVGIVRSNLRLKRALDRLEIIYRETEELYQKSKLSRQLCELRNLINVGYLVIKNATDRRESRGLHYNIDYPFRRNFQAD; encoded by the coding sequence ATGTACCAGGACACTGATTTTCTGGTAATTGGAACCGGCCTGGCAGGACTCAGTTTCGCTCTCCGTGTTGCCCAATATGGCAAAGTAACCCTGATTACTAAAAGCACGCTCGATGAAACAAATACACGCTATGCCCAGGGTGGAATAGCTGCTGTAACTTATGCCCCCGATTCCTTTGAAAAACATATCAGAGACACTATTGATTGCGGTGACGGACTTTGTGACGAAGAGGTAGTCCGCATGGTAGTTACCGAAGCTCCCGATTGTATCAGAGAACTTGTTTCCTGGGGTGCACAATTCGATACCAACGAAAAGGGAGAATTTGACCTCGCCCGCGAAGGAGGACATACCGAATACCGGATTCTGCACCATAAAGACAAAACCGGGGAAGAAATTCAAAGAGCCCTTAGCTCCAGGGCAAAAATGCACCCTAATATTACCATCCTGGAGCACCATTTCGCCATTGACCTGATTACTCAACACCATCTGGGAAAACTCGTCAAACGATACCACACCGACATCGAATGTTACGGTGCCTATGTTCTGAACCTGAAAACAAATGAAATTCTTACTTTGCGGGCAAAAGTTACCGTGCTCGCAACCGGCGGAGCAGGCAATGTTTACCATGTAACCACCAACCCTCCGGTAGCAACCGGAGACGGAATTGCCATGGTATACCGGGCTAAAGGAATTATTGAAAATATGGAATTTGTCCAGTTCCATCCCACCTCCCTTTATAATCCAAATGAAAGGCCTGCATTTTTAATTACTGAAGCCTTGCGTGGATTCGGAGCCATACTGCGAACCCAGGACGGTAACGAATTTATGCACCGGTACGACCAGAGAGGAAGTCTTGCTCCCCGCGATATCGTCGCACGGGCCATCGACAATGAAATGAAAATCAGAGGCGATGACTTCGTTTACCTCGATTGTACCCATTTGGACCCCCAATCACTAATCGCCCATTTTCCAACCATCACCGAAAAATGCAAATCCATCGGCATTGATATTACACGGGATTATATCCCTGTCGTTCCCGCTGCACATTATTTTTGCGGAGGTGTCAAAGTGAATAAAGACGGAGAAAGCTGGATCAAGAGGCTGTATGCCGTAGGGGAAACAGCTTCAACCGGACTTCATGGAGCAAACCGTCTGGCCTCCAACTCCTTGCTCGAAGCAATTGTTTTCGCCCGCCATGCGGCAGCCCATGCTCTGGAAAACATTGCAAATTACAGAATTCCTGAAGGCATTCCCCACTGGAATGATGAAGGCACAACTCTTACCGAAGAAATGGTGCTCATTACACAAAACCTGAAGGAAGTTCAGCAAATTATGAGTTTTTACGTTGGCATTGTCAGATCAAACCTCAGGCTTAAACGGGCACTTGACCGTCTTGAGATCATCTACCGCGAAACCGAAGAACTCTATCAGAAATCCAAACTATCCCGACAGCTCTGTGAACTCCGGAACCTGATCAACGTCGGATACCTCGTAATCAAAAATGCCACAGACAGAAGGGAAAGCCGCGGACTGCATTACAATATTGATTACCCCTTCCGGCGCAACTTTCAGGCCGATTGA